A window of Stigmatella aurantiaca contains these coding sequences:
- the exoP gene encoding spore coat polysaccharide biosynthesis glycosyltransferase ExoP, which produces MRRTEDMDLARRALRGRDLVVFSNDWDGDPLSKVHIMRILSRENRVLWVNSIGNRAPKANAHDLQRIWKKLSSFTEGIREVEPNLFVLAPLAIPFYGSEVVRGANRELLRLQVKNAMRKLRFHRPISWSFLPASAPVSGTLGEEFVVYHCVDEFSAFSDTNGRHIAELEERLLRRANLVITSAERLRENKAKVNPNTVLVRHGVDFQHFVKACDASTPIPEDIAHLPKPIIGFFGLMADWVDQEAMIATAKAHPEGSVVVIGKVAPDCDVSKMKEVPNIHFLGRKPYSSLPGYSRAFDVALMPFTVNELTLNANPLKVREYLAAGLPVVSTDIPEVRKVGLCKIATSTEDFVRKVDECLAEGPGPDRTRAERIFHESWDARVEEIRAFVGEAMIKAGRGL; this is translated from the coding sequence ATGCGGCGCACTGAAGACATGGATCTGGCTCGCCGGGCCCTGCGGGGACGGGATCTGGTCGTCTTCTCGAACGACTGGGACGGCGATCCGCTGTCCAAGGTCCACATCATGCGGATCCTCTCCCGGGAGAACCGGGTGCTCTGGGTCAACAGCATCGGCAACCGCGCGCCCAAGGCCAACGCGCACGACCTCCAGCGCATCTGGAAGAAGCTCTCGTCCTTCACCGAGGGCATCCGCGAGGTGGAGCCGAACCTCTTCGTCCTGGCGCCCCTGGCCATCCCGTTCTACGGCTCCGAGGTGGTGCGCGGGGCGAACCGGGAGCTCTTGCGGCTCCAGGTGAAGAACGCGATGCGCAAGCTGCGCTTCCACCGGCCCATCTCGTGGTCCTTCCTGCCGGCCTCCGCGCCCGTGTCGGGCACGCTCGGCGAGGAGTTCGTCGTCTACCACTGCGTGGATGAGTTCTCCGCGTTCAGCGACACCAACGGCCGCCACATCGCGGAGCTGGAGGAGCGGCTCTTGCGCCGCGCGAACCTCGTCATCACCTCCGCCGAGCGCCTGCGCGAGAACAAGGCCAAGGTGAACCCCAACACCGTGCTGGTGCGGCACGGCGTGGACTTCCAGCACTTCGTGAAGGCGTGCGATGCGTCCACGCCCATCCCGGAGGACATCGCCCACCTGCCCAAGCCCATCATCGGCTTCTTCGGGCTGATGGCGGACTGGGTGGACCAGGAGGCGATGATCGCCACCGCCAAGGCGCACCCCGAGGGTTCCGTCGTCGTCATCGGCAAGGTGGCGCCCGACTGCGACGTCTCCAAGATGAAGGAAGTGCCCAACATCCACTTCCTGGGCCGCAAGCCGTATTCGAGCCTGCCGGGCTACAGCCGCGCCTTCGATGTGGCGCTCATGCCCTTCACCGTCAACGAGCTGACGCTCAACGCCAACCCGCTGAAGGTGCGCGAGTACCTGGCCGCGGGCCTGCCGGTGGTCTCCACCGACATCCCCGAGGTGCGCAAGGTGGGGCTGTGCAAGATCGCCACGTCCACCGAGGACTTCGTGCGCAAGGTGGATGAGTGCCTCGCCGAGGGTCCGGGGCCGGACCGCACCCGCGCCGAGCGCATCTTCCACGAGAGCTGGGATGCGCGCGTGGAGGAGATCCGCGCCTTCGTGGGCGAGGCGATGATCAAGGCGGGCCGGGGCCTGTAG
- a CDS encoding DUF4129 domain-containing protein, which yields MLTFALPLLLASLPCTDLRDGAQRLEALAAAPPEEATALMGELAARAGGLPLSLPEDMPPAARAHTVAVRLKEACALQDAAALQAPAPEGSRDRLQAILDRPEFAQARRRNSDLVQRLLRELEAWMDGFFQSRGAQSFAVATRAVMLGLALAVILWGLLRLRRWRRPPSQAPVAAAGAASPLELDSPREHLQRARAALVPDPREAIRQGLLALLSTLEERRLARPDRVKTNRELAAELPTRGAPAPLVQEVERLTHWYDQTFYSLSPVPAEEAARFVEDVERLHRSPPGAPA from the coding sequence GTGCTGACCTTCGCCCTGCCCCTGCTCCTGGCCTCGCTGCCCTGCACGGACCTGCGGGACGGCGCGCAGCGGCTCGAAGCGCTCGCCGCGGCTCCTCCGGAGGAGGCCACCGCCCTCATGGGGGAGCTCGCGGCGCGCGCGGGAGGCCTCCCCTTGAGCCTCCCCGAGGACATGCCCCCCGCGGCCCGGGCCCACACGGTGGCCGTCCGGCTGAAGGAAGCCTGTGCGCTCCAGGACGCCGCGGCCCTCCAGGCGCCCGCCCCCGAGGGCAGCCGGGACCGGCTCCAGGCCATCCTGGATCGCCCCGAGTTCGCCCAGGCCCGCCGCCGCAACTCGGACCTCGTCCAGCGCCTGCTCCGGGAGCTGGAGGCCTGGATGGACGGCTTCTTCCAGTCCCGGGGCGCCCAGAGCTTCGCCGTGGCCACCCGGGCGGTGATGTTGGGGCTGGCGCTGGCCGTCATCCTCTGGGGCCTGCTGCGGCTGCGGCGCTGGCGGCGCCCCCCCTCCCAGGCCCCCGTGGCGGCCGCCGGGGCCGCCTCCCCGCTCGAACTCGACTCCCCGCGCGAGCACCTCCAGCGGGCCCGGGCGGCGCTCGTCCCGGATCCGCGCGAGGCCATCCGCCAGGGGCTGCTCGCCCTGCTCTCCACGCTGGAGGAGCGGCGGCTGGCGCGCCCGGACCGGGTGAAGACGAACCGGGAGCTCGCCGCCGAGCTGCCCACCCGCGGCGCCCCCGCCCCCCTCGTGCAGGAGGTGGAGCGGCTGACCCACTGGTACGACCAGACGTTCTACTCGCTGTCCCCCGTGCCCGCCGAGGAGGCCGCCCGCTTCGTGGAAGACGTGGAACGGCTGCACCGCTCGCCGCCGGGAGCCCCGGCATGA
- a CDS encoding DUF4350 domain-containing protein encodes MRNLRTALFFGLLITLAAALGLVVRQAPPESTVPSVDNPGPLGLRALYLYLKEGGAPVEAHRDSLESLPPDTRTLVLPAPQARAVSTGEVAALERFVRGGGTLVVLVSHEKDQGQPALSLWLELGQGPLLPTRERGLPADTQDLGGTTLDVWLPAGAVYGLKNLRVSRDRGVTVGKPEAVPLAGLENAVGLWRLGLGQGEVYVAAGADLAENRRLELLDNLRFWEALAARGPLRFDEFHHAAAPPPPLSRGIWVFALQCLAVGLLYAVSRGTRFGAPRPLQPVRHRSSVEYARSMGWLARRSRVERELLPELAHGLRQLMHERLGIALTLSEEEAARLLEQRCGLPAPHYLEARAQLARALDQPAVTPRDYARIAARYARLEDVITGRATGPGPP; translated from the coding sequence ATGAGGAACCTGCGCACGGCCCTGTTCTTCGGCCTGCTCATCACGCTCGCGGCGGCGCTGGGGCTCGTCGTGCGGCAGGCGCCCCCCGAGTCCACGGTGCCCTCCGTGGACAACCCGGGTCCGCTCGGGCTGCGCGCCCTGTACCTCTACCTGAAGGAGGGCGGCGCCCCGGTGGAGGCCCATCGGGACTCCCTGGAGTCGCTGCCCCCGGACACCCGGACCCTCGTCCTCCCCGCCCCCCAGGCCCGGGCCGTGAGCACCGGCGAGGTGGCGGCCCTGGAGCGCTTCGTGCGCGGCGGGGGAACGCTCGTCGTCCTCGTCTCGCACGAGAAGGATCAGGGCCAGCCCGCGCTGTCCCTGTGGCTGGAGCTGGGCCAGGGCCCCCTGCTGCCCACCCGGGAGCGGGGCCTGCCCGCGGACACGCAGGATCTGGGGGGCACCACCCTGGACGTGTGGCTCCCGGCGGGCGCGGTGTACGGGTTGAAAAACCTCCGGGTCTCCCGGGACCGGGGCGTCACGGTGGGCAAGCCCGAGGCCGTGCCGCTCGCGGGCCTGGAGAACGCCGTGGGGCTGTGGCGGCTGGGCCTGGGCCAGGGCGAGGTGTACGTGGCGGCGGGGGCGGACCTCGCGGAGAACCGGCGCCTGGAGCTGCTGGACAACCTGCGCTTCTGGGAGGCGCTGGCCGCCCGGGGGCCGCTGCGCTTCGACGAGTTCCACCACGCCGCGGCGCCGCCCCCTCCCCTGTCCCGGGGCATCTGGGTGTTCGCGCTCCAGTGCCTGGCGGTGGGCCTGCTGTACGCGGTGTCGCGGGGCACGCGCTTCGGGGCCCCCAGGCCCCTGCAGCCCGTGCGGCACCGCTCGTCGGTGGAGTACGCCCGCTCCATGGGGTGGCTCGCACGGCGCTCCCGCGTGGAGCGCGAGCTGCTGCCCGAGCTGGCCCACGGCCTGCGCCAGCTCATGCACGAGCGGCTGGGCATCGCCCTCACGCTCTCCGAGGAGGAAGCCGCGCGCCTGCTGGAACAGCGCTGTGGGCTCCCGGCCCCGCACTACCTGGAAGCCCGCGCGCAGCTCGCCCGCGCGCTGGATCAACCGGCCGTGACGCCGCGGGACTATGCCCGCATCGCGGCCCGGTACGCGCGGCTGGAGGATGTCATCACCGGCCGCGCTACAGGCCCCGGCCCGCCTTGA